Proteins encoded by one window of Kineosporia sp. NBRC 101731:
- a CDS encoding AarF/ABC1/UbiB kinase family protein, producing MTDLPRRAVTRTAKLASLPLTAAGRTALGLGKRLGGKPAELVAAEMQARTAEQLFRVLGELKGGAMKFGQALSVFEAALPEEVAAPYRATLTKLQDSAPPLPAATVHQVLAEQLGPRWRTSKFQSFDDQPAAAASIGQVHKAVWRDGRACAVKIQYPGAGAALISDLNQVTRVGRIAGGWIPGLDVKPILDELKARMVEELDYTLEAKTQAKFAKAFRDDPVFAIPAVLASSEHVIVSEWLEGVPLSKLISSGTREERDLGARRYLEFLLAGPARAGMLHADPHPGNYRLLDDGRFGVLDFGAVKRLPEGMPPEMGRLLTLAMAGESEAVVAGLRELGFIKSSITIDGDALLTYLAPFLEPIRHSSWRFERAWMRSLFTYINDVRRPDWTMGLKLNLPPEYLLIHRVWLGGIAVLCQIDGDVPVPEVLQQWLPEFDAGAYELHDERDDNEVARD from the coding sequence GTGACAGATCTGCCGCGTCGCGCGGTCACCCGGACGGCGAAGCTGGCGTCCCTGCCCCTGACGGCTGCCGGACGTACTGCTCTGGGACTGGGTAAACGTCTCGGCGGTAAGCCGGCCGAACTGGTCGCGGCCGAGATGCAGGCCCGCACCGCGGAGCAGCTGTTCCGCGTACTGGGCGAGCTCAAGGGCGGGGCGATGAAGTTCGGCCAGGCCCTGAGCGTTTTCGAGGCCGCACTCCCCGAGGAGGTCGCCGCGCCCTACCGGGCGACCCTGACGAAGTTGCAGGACTCCGCTCCCCCATTGCCGGCCGCCACGGTGCATCAGGTGCTGGCCGAGCAACTGGGCCCCCGCTGGCGCACCAGCAAGTTCCAGAGCTTCGACGACCAGCCCGCGGCCGCGGCGAGCATCGGCCAGGTACACAAGGCCGTCTGGCGGGACGGCCGGGCCTGCGCGGTGAAGATCCAGTACCCGGGTGCGGGAGCAGCCCTGATCTCGGACCTCAACCAGGTGACGAGGGTGGGCCGGATCGCGGGTGGCTGGATCCCCGGCCTCGATGTGAAGCCGATCCTCGACGAGCTCAAGGCCCGCATGGTGGAGGAACTCGACTACACGCTCGAGGCCAAGACCCAGGCGAAGTTCGCCAAGGCCTTCCGGGACGACCCGGTGTTCGCGATCCCTGCGGTCCTGGCCAGCAGCGAGCACGTGATCGTCAGCGAGTGGCTCGAGGGTGTGCCGTTGTCGAAGCTGATCTCCTCCGGCACCCGCGAGGAACGTGACCTGGGCGCCCGGCGCTACCTGGAGTTCCTGCTGGCCGGCCCGGCCCGGGCCGGGATGCTGCACGCCGACCCGCACCCGGGCAACTACCGTCTGCTCGACGACGGCCGTTTCGGGGTACTCGACTTCGGCGCCGTCAAGCGTCTGCCCGAGGGCATGCCGCCGGAGATGGGACGCCTGCTCACCCTGGCCATGGCCGGTGAGTCGGAGGCGGTGGTCGCGGGTCTGCGCGAACTCGGCTTCATCAAGTCGTCCATCACGATCGACGGCGATGCCCTGCTGACCTACCTGGCCCCTTTCCTGGAGCCGATCCGGCACTCCAGCTGGCGCTTCGAGCGGGCCTGGATGCGCTCGCTCTTCACCTACATCAACGATGTCCGGCGGCCGGACTGGACGATGGGCCTCAAGCTCAACCTGCCGCCCGAGTACCTGCTGATCCACCGGGTCTGGCTGGGCGGCATCGCGGTGCTCTGCCAGATCGACGGCGATGTACCGGTGCCCGAGGTGCTGCAGCAGTGGCTGCCGGAATTCGATGCCGGGGCCTACGAGCTGCATGACGAGCGGGATGACAACGAGGTCGCGCGCGACTGA
- a CDS encoding ThiF family adenylyltransferase: MRIRLKPGFRRAWRDPATLQIGLSRRRGTVITGLTLQDIPLVEALHHGIDTSVPGSLSVHGDPERGGHLITLLRDCGVLVSSGPGLPDPARLGRAGARLAPDAAVWSVVHPHCGDGWQLLTARADRQVVVRGAGRLGSSIAATLAAAGVGTVVVQDPGRVTAADLAPAGAGLPDLGRPRVAVGQDLVRRAGGHSPQPDTRGTRGTRPAARHTEPDLVVLVDHGTADAARADTLMSADVSHLSVVVGEDGVVVGPLVLPGTSPCLRCLDLHRTDRDPAWPALAGQLRAQGETPQESASSALAAGLVSLQVLAHLDGVAEPAAVGATLEVELPDGLVARRPWPVHPGCGCSWTGMPGTENDADARGAGREGRM, from the coding sequence GTGCGCATTCGTCTCAAGCCGGGGTTCCGGCGGGCCTGGCGGGATCCGGCCACATTGCAGATCGGGCTCTCCCGGCGACGTGGCACGGTGATCACCGGCCTCACTCTGCAGGACATCCCTCTGGTCGAGGCTCTTCATCACGGCATCGACACCTCGGTGCCCGGATCGCTGTCCGTACACGGCGATCCCGAGCGGGGTGGCCACCTCATCACACTCCTGCGTGACTGCGGGGTCCTGGTGTCGTCCGGGCCCGGTCTTCCTGATCCGGCACGCCTGGGGCGAGCCGGTGCGCGCCTGGCCCCCGATGCGGCCGTCTGGTCCGTGGTGCACCCGCACTGCGGCGACGGCTGGCAACTCCTCACCGCCCGGGCCGACCGCCAGGTGGTCGTGCGGGGCGCGGGACGGCTGGGCAGCTCGATCGCCGCCACCCTGGCCGCGGCCGGGGTCGGCACCGTCGTGGTGCAGGACCCGGGCCGGGTCACCGCCGCCGACCTGGCCCCGGCGGGGGCCGGCCTGCCCGACCTCGGCCGCCCGCGGGTCGCGGTGGGCCAGGATCTGGTGCGGCGCGCCGGAGGGCATTCCCCGCAGCCGGACACCAGGGGCACCCGGGGCACGCGCCCCGCCGCCCGACACACCGAACCGGATCTGGTCGTCCTCGTCGACCACGGCACCGCCGACGCGGCCCGCGCCGACACCCTGATGAGCGCGGACGTCTCCCACCTCTCGGTGGTGGTGGGTGAGGACGGCGTGGTGGTCGGCCCGCTGGTGCTCCCGGGTACCAGTCCCTGCCTGCGGTGTCTTGACCTGCACCGCACAGATCGCGACCCGGCCTGGCCCGCCCTGGCCGGCCAGCTGCGCGCCCAGGGTGAGACACCGCAGGAATCAGCGAGCTCGGCCCTGGCCGCCGGGCTGGTGAGCCTGCAGGTCCTGGCCCATCTCGACGGTGTGGCCGAGCCCGCCGCCGTCGGCGCCACGCTCGAGGTGGAACTGCCCGACGGCCTGGTCGCCCGCCGTCCCTGGCCGGTTCATCCCGGGTGCGGTTGCTCCTGGACGGGAATGCCGGGAACTGAGAACGATGCGGACGCGCGCGGTGCCGGACGAGAAGGGAGAATGTGA
- a CDS encoding DUF5679 domain-containing protein, whose product MSDTYSGEFYCVKCKEKRQAEGKVVETNGRRMAKGVCPVCGTNLNRILGKA is encoded by the coding sequence ATGTCGGACACCTACAGCGGCGAGTTCTACTGCGTGAAGTGCAAGGAAAAGCGTCAGGCCGAGGGCAAGGTCGTCGAGACCAACGGCCGTCGCATGGCCAAGGGCGTGTGCCCGGTGTGCGGGACGAACCTGAACCGCATCCTCGGCAAGGCCTGA
- a CDS encoding M48 family metallopeptidase, with translation MANSTPEPSDDPRVEVRRSGRRRSTVTAYREGGRTVVLIPARFTRSQEQEWVQRMLDRLSAQERRRRPGDEELLTRALTLNERYLRGLATPAGVTWVQNQNTRWGSCTPADRSIRLSTRLLGMPSWVLDYVLLHELAHLIQPGHGPDFWSLLDSYPRTERARGFLEGFSAARDLPVDDDPPGSTSDGETPADRAEHGDTETDEEVDVSEASPASQMS, from the coding sequence GTGGCCAATAGCACGCCGGAACCGTCGGACGACCCGCGGGTCGAGGTGCGCCGGAGCGGACGGCGCCGCAGCACGGTCACGGCCTATCGCGAGGGGGGCCGGACCGTGGTGCTCATACCGGCGCGTTTCACCCGCAGCCAGGAGCAGGAGTGGGTGCAGCGCATGCTGGACCGGCTCTCCGCCCAGGAGCGCCGCCGGCGCCCGGGCGACGAGGAGCTGCTGACCCGGGCCCTCACCCTCAACGAGCGGTACTTGCGGGGACTGGCCACTCCGGCCGGCGTCACCTGGGTGCAGAACCAGAACACCCGATGGGGGTCATGCACCCCCGCCGACCGCTCGATCCGGCTGAGTACCCGGCTGCTGGGTATGCCCTCGTGGGTGCTCGACTACGTGTTGCTGCACGAACTGGCCCACCTGATCCAGCCGGGCCACGGGCCGGATTTCTGGTCGCTGCTCGACTCCTATCCCCGCACCGAGCGGGCGCGCGGCTTCCTCGAGGGATTCTCCGCGGCCCGCGACCTGCCGGTGGACGACGACCCGCCCGGTTCCACGTCCGACGGCGAGACCCCGGCCGACCGGGCCGAGCACGGCGACACCGAGACCGACGAAGAGGTTGACGTCAGCGAGGCGTCCCCGGCGTCCCAGATGTCGTGA
- a CDS encoding NUDIX domain-containing protein, with product MTDTLRGGTGLLDDVGAALRNARPDGPDERFEQTAWLALLASTGDGLLRRTQAPAHLTASAAVLSEDGSQTCLVFHHKMRKWVQPGGHFEPDDTGGAQAAAREVVEETGLTGRVLGSPVLLSRHRAPCAPGVVDWHLDLQYLMVTPVVEPTPSDESPQVRWWPVGELPDNLASGVPELVRRAGQVLATTPTALTTSGTPGTPR from the coding sequence GTGACCGACACGCTCCGGGGCGGCACCGGACTTCTCGACGACGTCGGTGCCGCCCTGCGCAACGCCCGGCCGGACGGCCCGGACGAGCGCTTCGAGCAGACGGCGTGGCTGGCCCTGCTCGCGAGCACGGGCGACGGCCTGCTGCGCCGTACGCAGGCACCGGCCCACCTGACCGCCTCGGCGGCGGTGCTGAGCGAGGACGGTTCCCAGACCTGCCTGGTGTTCCACCACAAGATGCGGAAGTGGGTGCAGCCCGGGGGCCATTTCGAACCGGACGACACCGGTGGTGCTCAGGCCGCGGCCCGCGAGGTGGTCGAGGAGACCGGGCTGACGGGCCGGGTGCTGGGTTCACCGGTCCTGCTGTCCCGGCACCGCGCCCCGTGCGCCCCCGGCGTGGTCGACTGGCACCTCGACCTGCAGTACCTGATGGTCACGCCGGTGGTCGAGCCGACGCCGAGCGACGAGTCACCGCAGGTGCGGTGGTGGCCGGTCGGCGAACTGCCCGACAACCTGGCCTCCGGCGTCCCGGAACTCGTGCGCCGCGCCGGTCAGGTACTGGCCACCACTCCCACAGCACTCACGACATCTGGGACGCCGGGGACGCCTCGCTGA
- a CDS encoding zinc-dependent metalloprotease, with protein sequence MSEGNRDGQDAESDGPRDDESREQGSDTPDVPTGDEPRRGTGPRIGFGSDLPTGGRDSAPRKEPEDPLAGLFSAFMGGGAQLPPDVLGNLPPGLMNLPGMPQDPQALQAMLSQVQQMMSTGGDGPVNWELATSVARQAAAEGGDPSVGESQQRKVAEALRTADLWLDRVCDLPAATARTEAWSRAEWIENTLGVWKIIVEPVAESVGEAMAKALTEQSPEEMRGLLGNALPMMRKMGGTFFGAQLGQALGGLSREVIGGGDVGLPLLPAGRVALIPSNLTEFGSGLGLEEDEVRLYLALREAAHARLVAGVPWLRAHLLSLVEEYARGIVIDTDRIESAIREIDPTDPQAMQAALASDIFEPERTPAQQAALDRLEMALALVEGWVDTVVDEAARTSLPHASALQETIRRRRAAGGPAEHTFASLVGLELRPRRLREAAAVWSALTAARGSSGRDALWEHPDIAPGETAFADPMGFAQVDKADDDMDAELAKLLDGGLGEAPGEDGSAPGTSKNDDQDKPKDDEDR encoded by the coding sequence ATGAGCGAGGGAAACCGGGACGGCCAGGACGCTGAGTCCGACGGCCCCCGCGACGACGAGAGCCGCGAGCAGGGCTCGGACACGCCGGACGTACCCACCGGCGACGAGCCCCGTCGGGGCACCGGCCCACGCATCGGCTTCGGCTCCGACCTGCCCACCGGCGGCCGGGACAGCGCCCCCCGGAAGGAGCCGGAAGATCCGCTGGCCGGGCTCTTCTCCGCCTTCATGGGCGGCGGGGCCCAACTGCCGCCGGACGTGCTGGGCAATCTCCCGCCCGGCCTGATGAATCTGCCCGGTATGCCTCAAGACCCCCAGGCGCTGCAGGCCATGCTCAGCCAGGTGCAGCAGATGATGAGCACCGGTGGCGACGGCCCGGTGAACTGGGAGCTCGCCACCAGTGTGGCCCGTCAGGCTGCGGCCGAGGGCGGAGACCCGAGTGTGGGTGAGTCCCAGCAGCGCAAGGTCGCCGAGGCCCTGCGCACGGCCGACCTGTGGCTCGACCGGGTCTGCGACCTGCCCGCCGCGACCGCGCGCACCGAGGCCTGGAGCCGCGCGGAGTGGATCGAGAACACGCTCGGCGTCTGGAAGATCATCGTCGAGCCGGTGGCCGAGAGCGTGGGCGAGGCGATGGCCAAGGCCCTCACCGAGCAGTCGCCGGAAGAGATGCGCGGTCTGCTCGGCAACGCCCTGCCGATGATGCGCAAGATGGGTGGCACGTTCTTCGGCGCCCAGCTCGGCCAGGCCCTGGGCGGTCTGTCGCGGGAGGTGATCGGCGGTGGTGACGTCGGCCTGCCGCTGCTGCCCGCCGGCCGGGTCGCGCTGATCCCCTCCAACCTGACCGAGTTCGGCAGCGGTCTGGGCCTGGAGGAGGACGAGGTACGGCTGTACCTGGCCCTGCGCGAGGCCGCCCACGCCCGGCTGGTGGCGGGAGTGCCGTGGCTGCGGGCGCACCTGCTGTCGCTGGTCGAGGAGTACGCGCGCGGCATCGTGATCGACACCGACCGCATCGAGTCGGCGATCCGCGAGATCGACCCGACCGACCCGCAGGCCATGCAGGCGGCGCTGGCTTCCGACATCTTCGAGCCCGAGCGCACCCCGGCCCAGCAGGCCGCGCTCGACCGGCTGGAGATGGCGCTGGCCCTGGTCGAGGGCTGGGTGGACACCGTGGTCGACGAGGCCGCCCGCACCTCCCTGCCGCACGCGTCCGCCCTGCAGGAGACCATCCGCCGGCGCCGGGCCGCCGGTGGCCCGGCCGAGCACACGTTCGCCTCCCTGGTCGGTCTCGAGCTGCGGCCCCGCCGGCTGCGGGAGGCCGCGGCGGTATGGTCGGCCCTGACCGCCGCCCGCGGGTCCTCCGGCCGGGACGCGCTCTGGGAGCACCCCGACATCGCCCCCGGCGAGACCGCGTTCGCCGACCCGATGGGCTTCGCCCAGGTCGACAAGGCCGACGACGACATGGACGCGGAACTGGCGAAACTGCTGGACGGCGGGCTCGGGGAGGCCCCCGGCGAGGACGGCAGCGCGCCGGGCACGTCCAAGAACGATGACCAGGACAAGCCGAAGGACGACGAGGACCGGTGA
- a CDS encoding NAD-dependent epimerase/dehydratase family protein, with amino-acid sequence MTPTRRPRFLPGSGGQPGPGVIAVTGAAGPAGRALVRSLLARMSETAGPGPAPRRVIAIDSAERIARLVMPAPVKHPEPAPEPVAEPGPPGLPGLPGLPGLPGLEYAAEETKDIDPATDADLVPPVTAAPHSEGVPTDEGAASSSGADGNSTAEDRPRRRSYLPAGLTARLEPKPRDPKPKDPKPRDPKPKDPKPKDPKPRDPKPQDAKPQDVAKEEDEPGVPELGIVPGTDTGVEWRAADISSPDVVTVLDSADVVIHLATADDLAESVTGSASDRRVRAVRAAQAVSMAAAAVGARRLVAVTSAMVLGARPDNPVPLADDATCRAEADEGQVGDLLEVERVLERIPRVHPGLAFTLLRPAALVGPGVDTAVTRHFEAPRLLVLRGTGTQWQFCHVDDLSAAIWTAITRGLDGPLTVGAAGSLDESQVETISGMRRLEVPAGLAFSTAERLNRVGVLNTPASELAYVVHPWVIGSAGLLAAGWQAQQDNESCLKGLLDDQRRRRVTPSGRRVGGRDAAMGAAGAAVALLGTAAIVRQARSRQSKRRRSTLEP; translated from the coding sequence GTGACCCCGACACGCCGCCCCCGTTTCCTGCCCGGATCAGGTGGTCAGCCGGGTCCAGGGGTGATCGCCGTCACGGGCGCCGCCGGGCCCGCCGGCCGGGCGCTGGTGCGCTCCCTGCTGGCCCGGATGAGTGAAACCGCCGGCCCCGGGCCGGCGCCACGGCGGGTGATCGCGATCGACTCGGCCGAGCGGATCGCACGGCTCGTGATGCCCGCCCCGGTGAAGCATCCCGAACCCGCTCCGGAGCCCGTGGCGGAACCGGGGCCACCGGGTCTGCCGGGTCTGCCGGGTCTGCCGGGTCTGCCGGGGCTGGAGTATGCCGCCGAGGAGACCAAGGACATCGACCCGGCCACGGACGCGGACCTCGTCCCACCCGTGACCGCCGCCCCCCACAGCGAAGGGGTGCCGACCGACGAAGGTGCCGCGTCGTCCTCAGGTGCCGATGGGAACAGCACCGCGGAAGACCGGCCCCGCCGCCGCTCCTACCTGCCCGCCGGGCTCACGGCCCGTCTCGAGCCGAAGCCCAGGGACCCGAAGCCCAAAGACCCGAAGCCCAGGGACCCGAAGCCCAAAGACCCGAAGCCCAAGGACCCCAAGCCCAGAGACCCGAAGCCCCAGGACGCGAAACCCCAGGATGTGGCGAAAGAGGAGGACGAGCCGGGTGTTCCGGAACTCGGCATCGTCCCCGGCACCGACACCGGGGTGGAGTGGCGCGCGGCCGACATCTCCTCGCCCGACGTGGTCACCGTCCTGGACTCCGCCGACGTCGTGATCCACCTGGCCACCGCCGACGACCTGGCCGAGTCGGTCACCGGCAGTGCCTCGGACCGCAGGGTGCGGGCCGTACGTGCGGCGCAGGCCGTGAGCATGGCCGCGGCCGCGGTCGGAGCGCGCCGTCTGGTCGCGGTCACCAGCGCGATGGTGCTCGGTGCCCGCCCCGACAACCCGGTGCCCCTGGCCGATGACGCGACCTGCCGCGCCGAGGCCGACGAGGGCCAGGTGGGTGATCTGCTGGAGGTCGAGCGGGTGCTCGAGCGCATCCCGCGGGTGCACCCGGGCCTGGCCTTCACCCTGCTGCGCCCCGCGGCCCTGGTCGGGCCGGGCGTGGACACCGCCGTCACCCGGCACTTCGAGGCGCCCCGCCTGCTGGTGCTGCGCGGCACCGGTACGCAGTGGCAGTTCTGTCACGTCGACGACCTGTCCGCCGCGATCTGGACGGCGATCACCCGGGGCCTGGACGGGCCGCTGACCGTGGGGGCGGCCGGGTCGCTGGACGAGTCCCAGGTCGAGACGATCAGTGGGATGCGGCGTCTGGAGGTGCCCGCCGGCCTGGCCTTCAGTACCGCCGAGCGGCTGAACCGGGTGGGGGTGCTGAACACCCCGGCCAGTGAGCTGGCCTATGTCGTGCACCCCTGGGTGATCGGCTCGGCCGGACTGCTCGCCGCGGGCTGGCAGGCACAGCAGGACAACGAGTCCTGTCTGAAGGGGCTGCTCGACGACCAGCGTCGCCGCCGGGTCACGCCGAGCGGTCGAAGGGTCGGCGGCCGCGATGCCGCGATGGGTGCGGCCGGGGCGGCCGTGGCGTTGCTGGGAACCGCCGCGATCGTGCGGCAGGCCAGGTCGCGTCAGTCCAAACGCCGCCGCTCTACCCTTGAACCGTGA
- a CDS encoding PDZ domain-containing protein gives MTDQPGAQPEHHDDWVPPRSGLIDPRTAVMLIACLFAVVLSAVVVLLPVKYAILKPGPVLNTLGNSTDKKPLISISGHPTYETSGTLDLTTVSVLGGPDRTVTLIQVIDGWLRRSSAVVPEEQVFTPGETQEQSDAENQAEMTSSQESATAAALWALGIDVPTTLTVAGTDPSAPAADALKKDDVILGLNGKNVGDLAELRTMLAATGPGDDVTVKVRRDGKARAVTTQTVQAEDGDTVLGIYITPDFDFPFDVKIQIEDIGGPSAGTMFALGIIDKLTPGDLTNGKDIAGTGTMDADGTVGPIGGIRQKLVGAREAGAEYFLAPADNCNEVVGHVPDGLQVVKVKTLDQARTDVEKIAAGDASGLAGCDS, from the coding sequence GTGACCGACCAGCCCGGAGCCCAGCCCGAACACCACGACGACTGGGTTCCGCCCCGGTCGGGTCTGATCGACCCCCGCACCGCGGTGATGCTGATCGCCTGTCTGTTCGCGGTGGTGCTGTCCGCCGTGGTGGTGCTGCTGCCGGTGAAGTACGCGATCCTCAAGCCCGGTCCGGTGCTGAACACCCTGGGCAACAGCACCGACAAGAAGCCGCTGATCTCGATCTCCGGCCACCCGACCTACGAGACCTCCGGCACGCTCGACCTGACCACGGTCTCGGTGCTCGGCGGTCCTGACCGCACGGTCACCCTGATCCAGGTCATCGACGGCTGGCTGCGGCGTAGCAGCGCGGTGGTGCCGGAGGAGCAGGTGTTCACGCCGGGGGAGACCCAGGAGCAGTCGGACGCCGAGAACCAGGCCGAGATGACCTCGTCGCAGGAGAGCGCGACCGCCGCGGCCCTGTGGGCGCTGGGCATCGACGTGCCGACCACGCTGACCGTGGCGGGCACCGACCCGTCCGCGCCGGCGGCCGACGCGCTGAAGAAGGACGACGTGATCCTCGGCCTGAATGGGAAGAACGTCGGTGACCTGGCCGAACTGCGCACCATGCTGGCGGCCACCGGCCCGGGCGACGACGTGACGGTGAAGGTCCGCCGCGACGGCAAGGCGCGAGCGGTCACCACCCAGACCGTCCAGGCCGAAGACGGTGACACGGTGCTCGGCATCTACATCACGCCGGACTTCGACTTCCCGTTCGACGTGAAGATCCAGATCGAGGACATCGGCGGCCCGAGCGCCGGCACGATGTTCGCCCTGGGCATCATCGACAAGCTCACCCCGGGCGACCTGACCAACGGTAAGGACATCGCCGGCACCGGCACGATGGACGCCGACGGCACGGTCGGCCCGATCGGTGGCATCCGGCAGAAGCTGGTCGGGGCCCGCGAGGCGGGCGCCGAGTACTTCCTCGCCCCGGCGGACAACTGCAACGAGGTGGTCGGGCACGTGCCCGACGGCCTGCAGGTGGTCAAGGTCAAGACGCTCGACCAGGCGCGCACCGACGTCGAGAAGATCGCCGCCGGCGACGCGTCCGGGCTGGCCGGGTGCGATTCCTGA
- a CDS encoding PPA1309 family protein — MTEELADPRSLSVRRVIVELERHVATAGWDAPVRVFALVKTAAALQRDPSLASRLPTEVINASQEDPDHLTAVEQEGLPQAQNLEELLHQIAWPESVDGCAVVVERTVLPPEVEDQIPDDEESAAAWIEQHPDRRDVRLGAAVLRSGEYCCAVRARDHDADDNVAVGRDLAPGLVEGVAATLD; from the coding sequence GTGACAGAAGAACTCGCCGACCCCCGCTCGCTCTCCGTCCGCCGCGTGATCGTGGAGCTGGAACGTCACGTCGCCACCGCCGGCTGGGATGCCCCGGTGCGGGTGTTCGCCCTGGTCAAGACCGCGGCCGCGCTCCAGAGAGATCCTTCCCTGGCCTCCCGGCTGCCGACCGAGGTGATCAACGCCTCGCAGGAAGACCCCGATCACCTGACCGCCGTCGAGCAGGAGGGCCTGCCGCAGGCCCAGAACCTGGAAGAACTTCTGCACCAGATCGCCTGGCCGGAATCGGTGGACGGTTGCGCCGTGGTGGTGGAACGCACGGTGCTGCCGCCCGAGGTGGAGGACCAGATCCCGGACGACGAGGAATCGGCCGCCGCCTGGATCGAGCAGCATCCGGACCGCCGGGACGTGCGACTGGGCGCTGCGGTGCTGCGCTCGGGTGAGTACTGCTGCGCCGTGCGGGCCCGCGACCACGACGCCGACGACAACGTGGCGGTGGGCCGCGACCTCGCCCCCGGACTGGTCGAGGGCGTCGCCGCGACCCTGGACTGA